Proteins from a single region of Melanotaenia boesemani isolate fMelBoe1 chromosome 3, fMelBoe1.pri, whole genome shotgun sequence:
- the LOC121637544 gene encoding IQ motif and SEC7 domain-containing protein 2, with translation MDEQRGFYDMENPAENPSKAAEYLKELNKIIETQQGLLEKQRVRIEELELQVTDLCTENACLKDQHQRHLVTCRLQQGNHGTLGGIKENVVQESPAIDG, from the exons ATGGACGAACAGCGAGGCTTTTACGATATGGAGAACCCGGCAGAGAACCCCAGCAAAGCGGCGGAGTATCTCAAAGAGCTGAATAAAATAATCGAGACCCAGCAGGGGCTTCTGGAGAAACAGAGGGTCCGGATCGAGGAGCTGGAGCTCCAGGTGACGGATCTGTGCACGGAAAACGCCTGTCTGAAGGACCAGCACCAGCGGCACCTGGTCACCTGCAGACTCCAGCAGGGGAACCACGGCACGCTGGGGGGCATCAAGGAGAACGTGGTGCAGGAGAG TCCTGCGATAGACGGGTAA